TGGGGCATGCGGGTGCCTGGGCAGGGTCGAAAGGCCGGCAGTTAGTGAGTGGTAGTGATACCGAAACAACAGGAAGTTTCTGTTCGGGACCAAAACGGATTTGCAATCAGAAAAGCGGGAAAGATGGCCGCGCCGGTGCTGGAGTGGCTCTGTTATTATCGGCACTGGACTTATCCTCTACCCGCATTACCTTGAGGCCTTTGGCCTGAAACCCGAAGTTCATTGATGCCGGGTAAAATTCCCAACACCAATTTCAACAGACGGAGCTTGAGCGCCATGACTCAGGATGAACTGAAAAAACAAGCCGCCGAGGCGGCCATCGCCTATGTTCAAGGCGGTATTATCGGGGTCGGCACCGGCTCGACAGTGAACCACTTTATCGATTTTCTTGCACAGATCAAAGGCCGGTTCGATGGCGCGGTCTCGAGCTCTCAGGCCTCGACCGAACGGTTGCAAGGCCACGGCATTGAAGTGCTGGACTTAAACAGCGCCGGCGATCTGTCTCTCTATGTCGACGGTGCCGATGAGGCCAATGGTCGCCTGCAGCTCATCAAAGGCGGCGGCGGGGCGCTGACGCGCGAGAAAATCGTCGCCGCCGCCAGCGAGACCTTTGTCTGCATTGCCGATGAAAGCAAACGCGTCGATGTGCTGGGTCAATTTCCGCTGCCGGTCGAGGTCATCCCGATGGCGCGCAGCTATGTTGCCCGTGAATTGGTCCGGCTCGGGGGCACGCCGGTGTATCGTGAGGGCTTCGTCACCGACAATGGCAATGTGATCCTCGATATCCAGGGGCTCGAAATTCAAGATCCCGCGGGTCTGGAGCAGCAAATCAACAATATCGCCGGCGTTGTCACCGTCGGGCTGTTCGCGCTGCGCGGTGCCGATATGCTGATTTTGGGCTCGCCAGACGGACTCAAGACTTACGAGCCCTAGTCGCTCTCGCGGCCTACCCAGGCTGCCCGCAGCGCAGCTCAGGCCGTCTCGGTTGCCGGTTTGGTGCTGGCGCGAGCTGGGCGGCTTGAGTTTTTGCTTGTATTCGTGGTTTCTCCTGAAGTTCCTCCTGGGGTTTCAGCTGAGGCGCGCCCGTTCGCTGAGCTGGAACCGGTTTTCAAGGTCACGGTTTCTTCAAATTTGCTTCCGTCGTAGCTCAAACGCTGCAACTCGGCTGACTCGCAATGCACCAGCTTGCCATTGATCTCGGCACCCATGGCCATTTCCAGCAGTTGATAGTAGAGGGTGCCGCTAACGCGCGCATTGGCGCCGAGCTCAACCCGGTCTCTCGCATGCACATCGCCGACAATGCTGCCGTCGGTGATCAGTTGCTCGACTTTGACGTCGCCCTCGATGACGCCCTGCTGGCTGATGATCAGCGCGGCGCTGGTTTCTGGTTCGGCGGTCACTTCGCCTTTGATCTTGCCATCAAGGTGAAGCGCGCCCGAGAATCGGACCTGACCTTCGATGACGGTGCCCTGCCCGATGACGGTCACGACCTTGGGCGGCTTCACTCTGCGGATACGTGCCATGAAACGAACCTCCTGGTTCCGGTTTTGGGTCATGTTTCCCATGACTGTCGTGAATCACACGTATTCATGACTATGGGGTAGTGAGAATGGGTTGGCCGGGACGCGCTGGTGCTGATTGGTTGCGCTGATTTATTCATCGGATTTATTCATCTGATTTATTCACCTGGGCCAGTGCCATTATCAGTGCCTGCGTCAGCGTCCTGGCTGGTTTGCCACGGGAACTGCCGGCGCGCCCCACCTGTCGCTTCGTCATCCGGCACCACGACCACCAGCAGCTCTTCGGGTTGGAAGTCTTGCGGCAATTGGAGTGTGCCGTCAATTTCCTGAAAGTGGCGAAAGCCGAGTCTGTGACTGTCGCGGGAATCATCCGTCAGTTCGTCGAGGCTGAAATAGCGTTCCTCGCCTTGCAGTTGGCCGCGCAATTGCAGGCGCACCTGGCCGGTCAGCATATCCGTACTGGCGTTGGTGCGCGAAACCTTGAACCAGTAGCGGAACCTGTTGTCGCTTTCGCGCGAGAGTGCCAGGTCGCTGATATCGAGCGGGCCATCGTCACCGCCAAAGAGTTGGGTCAGAAACGCCACCTGAGAGCGCAGTTGCGCGTTCTCAGTTTGGAGCACGCGAATCCTCTCCTGTGCTTCTCGTACCGCTTTGTTTTCTTCTTGGTGGTCCTTGGTGAGCGTTTGCAGACGTTGTTCGAGTTGCGCTGTTTCATCCTGGAGCGCCTCGCGGGTCTGCTTGAGCTCGGTCAGGTCCGCCGGCTCGACCGGTTGCTCGGCTGGCTGCTCGACTGCTTGTTCGACCGGCCATTTGGGCACGAAGGGCGTTTCGCCAGTGAGATCGAAAGCCAGATAGGCCCAGCTGCCGAGCGCCACGGCGACCAGCAGGAGCGCTAAGCCCAGCCGACCGGTCGGACGAGAATCAATGATGTGAGGCTGGCGAATTCTTCGCACTTTGACCTGTCCCATGCCTTGTCGCATCAGTGCCTTGGCTCGATTGAAAAATAATGATCTAGGATAGTCGCCTTTGGCCACGGGCGCAGCCGTTTTTGTGCTTAGGCGTGACTTGTTTATACTTTCGCCAATGGTACGCCGATCCTTGCGCCCTCGCGCGTTGCGGAATCTTCACGTTTTCAGCCACCACAACCTGCTCGCAGGCAGGGGGGACCATGTCTGATCGACCCTCTCAGT
Above is a genomic segment from Thiorhodovibrio litoralis containing:
- the rpiA gene encoding ribose-5-phosphate isomerase RpiA; translated protein: MTQDELKKQAAEAAIAYVQGGIIGVGTGSTVNHFIDFLAQIKGRFDGAVSSSQASTERLQGHGIEVLDLNSAGDLSLYVDGADEANGRLQLIKGGGGALTREKIVAAASETFVCIADESKRVDVLGQFPLPVEVIPMARSYVARELVRLGGTPVYREGFVTDNGNVILDIQGLEIQDPAGLEQQINNIAGVVTVGLFALRGADMLILGSPDGLKTYEP
- a CDS encoding DUF6776 family protein; its protein translation is MGQVKVRRIRQPHIIDSRPTGRLGLALLLVAVALGSWAYLAFDLTGETPFVPKWPVEQAVEQPAEQPVEPADLTELKQTREALQDETAQLEQRLQTLTKDHQEENKAVREAQERIRVLQTENAQLRSQVAFLTQLFGGDDGPLDISDLALSRESDNRFRYWFKVSRTNASTDMLTGQVRLQLRGQLQGEERYFSLDELTDDSRDSHRLGFRHFQEIDGTLQLPQDFQPEELLVVVVPDDEATGGARRQFPWQTSQDADAGTDNGTGPGE
- a CDS encoding bactofilin family protein yields the protein MARIRRVKPPKVVTVIGQGTVIEGQVRFSGALHLDGKIKGEVTAEPETSAALIISQQGVIEGDVKVEQLITDGSIVGDVHARDRVELGANARVSGTLYYQLLEMAMGAEINGKLVHCESAELQRLSYDGSKFEETVTLKTGSSSANGRASAETPGGTSGETTNTSKNSSRPARASTKPATETA